TAAtattaagaataataattaagttaatatagcaaaatcattattattttcaacATAATCTATGAGTGAGATAGGCTTatatagattttgctatatttgcaattttttttgtaatgttcttatatattttaatattttttaatttaatttttatatttgtaactATCCATAAATTTAGAGTATTTACATATATAGCAAATATTGGTTACCACCAATAGCTCATCATAATTTATTAGCTATAAAAGTCTATTGTTgataaactttgttatatttataatttttttaaaaaagtattgCTATACACTTTATTTTAATCCTTAAAATTGCTACCGATTATAATAACCCTAAAGAAAACAAATTTACACAATTACCTCCTCGCTTAaatcattttatttataatttcacACCCATCATTGATTGTTACTCATATTCActtatcttttttcttatcGGTCATTCTTGACTATGTTTCGATATTGAGATGGTTGTAAATATAGAATCAAACTTAAAGTACTAACCAATACAACACAAAGCAAAAGATTTTATTAGTATAGTATAATTTAATTTGCTTTCAAAGTCTTATAATTGATAAATTATACTATATTCagaatttcttaaaaaaaaagtagtttatgTACTTAATTATTGATCTTAAAAGTGCTACCTATTACGATTACCTCACGATATTTGTACGTTGATGTCTAAAGCGTAAGTTTTCAGTTTTATGAAAGCTTAAGTTTTGTAAACGGTTATGTTTATGTTAAAATCCTTTGTTTTTGGTAAATGTCTGGGAATTAAATGTCAAAGAATTAAACATTACAAAATTTTATATGAGCAaagattattatatttttgtatttttgaaaTTAAGCGTAAAATTTTGTCCAATTAAATAGATTAATTTCCCAAACAATAATTATCATTCAAGCTATTGATTAGACTTTCTTAATCAATAACCACACTATATTTTCAATTACAAATATTTAAGAATCAACCATTTtgtaattaataaattaatatatttaattaatgtcATATTAATTATCACTTAATACTTAATTAGTCTTTATCAATTAGGTTCAGTATAGAAgtaattttagttttagtttgaTTAAGTAACATaagaatataatttaataaacaatatattatataaaaaatgaaaatagggACAAATAAGTTATGTTAGTAAAGAATACTAGAAAGAAGTTTTATAATTGATATATTAATAATGAACGtacaaaattaataatgattaactaattaattataaataatcaaCAAGCAATTAATTACAGTAATGGAAAATATGAATTTTTGTACTAACatgatttaattttaattaattgattgaATATAGTTAAGATATTGCTTACTAATTAATCgataaatttagtaaaatatatttaatgtGTTTTGATCGGTAAAAGTGAATTAAGTATatatttaatgaaatatttttgAGTTAGGACAATttgtaaaaatagaaaaaaaaatgtttatgaTAATAGGGTTCATGTTACTATATTTTAGTCTTCTAATAGCCCTCTGATAGTTGTTTGATAACCGtctgatatcattaattacttgtcatattcaCAATATACAAAAAAGAGATGTTATGAGctgtttttctaaaaaaatttgttatcGAATGCAATTTCTCAATAATTAACTACAATGAATTAACTATATccaaactaaataaaataaacaaataaataatcaaagaATGAGTCCTAACAAAGAAAagaattattttcaaatatagtaaaacatttccaaaatatatcaaaattttaaaatctatcaatgatagacattgtTGGATAATAATAAACTATCGTCAATAGATTCTAGGATAAGTGTTTATTAGTGTCTATCACCGAtatattctaaaattttgttacattATTTTCTATCACTTTTTCagtttacaataatttttttttttaaaaaaagtcacTCTTTTGTAAGGAAATGCAATACCTCATAGGAAAAGAGGGTGTCGAGCAATGCGGCATTTTCATGTCCAACCTAGGAATCGTTAACCAAACAAGGATATCAAAATTTGTCATTAACAAAAACATGTAGTGAATAAACTTTGGTAAATCTATATAGTAAAATTCTATTTTGATACGCAACAATGTCTTAGTAAAGTAAGAACCATTTCCAACCATACAAAATTCTTTTGGCgaaactaaaaataaaactatGGAAGCCTATATCTAAAGTTGACAATATCAATGACGTCATTGTAGAGATATGCAAACAAATGTGAAACCTCGGATCAATATGTCATCCTGAAAACTATAGAACTACATGGGTGTGGATGGGATAAAATATTCAGTAACAAACACAAAtgtatttcactcaagatttaGAGACAAATAAACAACAACCAGTACCTTGATACATTTCTGCTAAAGACATGCTCCACTCTTGTCATGTTACTGATTTATATACAGTATAGCATCTGATCTCTACATTTTATACATTCTATGAACTCAAATCCAATCTATACCatatgttaaaaagaaaaaatcaaacaCACACTAAATCAGAATCATCAACCAAACTCACTGTCAAAACCAAAACTTTTGTTAAACATCAGGGCTGTAGGCTGACAAGGTAGAAGGAGAACACGATGTTTGATTAAAACCAACAGTGTAGCATTGCCTGTCCATTCAAAAAATGGTATTGTTCAGTAAATTTGTAGCACATATTATTGATGTAATCCATGGATAAATTCCTCAACTTGTGACATCTTAAtggaaaaggaaagaagaataTAGTATATACCTCTTGTAGGAGATCGAACAATGAGTTTTTCTGTGCAGGGCGCTGCTTGATTTGCAAACTTTTCATCTCAGATTGAATGGAATTCAGCTGATCTTGTATCTCTTTCAACAGCTCCCCTACCCCTGTACCAGTAATCTCTTGCCTTGCACTAGTTTTGTTTTGTTCGAGCTTCTCTATTATGTGACATAGTTGTTGAAAAGGTTGAGACTCGGCAACAATTTCATCGATTTGTTGACGAGCAGGAGTTGTGCCAGATCCTATAGCTTTCCCTCTCCTTAGTTTTGATGATTTGTTCTTCTGGCTTTTGCAACTAGAAGCTTTCTTTGCCTTGGTTTGCTCACCTTTATGGTGCAGTTTGAATGGCTCAATCGGCATGGGTTCTGGATTTTCTAGTCCATTCTCACCTTCAAAAAGAAACCTCTTCTGAAGTTGGATCCGATTTCGACTAGTTTTAAAATCCAGATTAGCCTCTGGGATCTCATAAATGTCTTGAAGACTTGATGAACTAGAACTTTTCGGGCTTACATCAGGCTTAACTGCCCTCGACTCATCAGTTTTATCATGAATGCTTGAGGGGCAAACAACTATCCCAACATTCAAACTTTCAGATCTGTCTTCACTACTTCCTCTAGAATCagatatttcttttatttgttcatctAACATCTCAATCTGTTCCCATGAACAATGGTTAGGATGTTCAACAATACTCGGGTAACAATCTGGTTTAAGAACCTCAAATGT
The sequence above is drawn from the Cucumis melo cultivar AY chromosome 2, USDA_Cmelo_AY_1.0, whole genome shotgun sequence genome and encodes:
- the LOC103487337 gene encoding myosin-binding protein 2-like; translation: MAESGSETEIKGVKEALGAGQQLLQKLYLELDKEREASASAASEALSMILRLQEEKAAMKMEASQYQRMAEEKISHAEEYLASFEEMILQKEMEVASLEFQVQAYRYKLLSLGCPDLGPCEPRFADKFLLQKKDSVSNGESGVSSKVRRAKSLPPTQFDELYNREDAAETETFEVLKPDCYPSIVEHPNHCSWEQIEMLDEQIKEISDSRGSSEDRSESLNVGIVVCPSSIHDKTDESRAVKPDVSPKSSSSSSLQDIYEIPEANLDFKTSRNRIQLQKRFLFEGENGLENPEPMPIEPFKLHHKGEQTKAKKASSCKSQKNKSSKLRRGKAIGSGTTPARQQIDEIVAESQPFQQLCHIIEKLEQNKTSARQEITGTGVGELLKEIQDQLNSIQSEMKSLQIKQRPAQKNSLFDLLQEAMLHCWF